One part of the Sphingobacterium sp. LZ7M1 genome encodes these proteins:
- a CDS encoding RagB/SusD family nutrient uptake outer membrane protein — protein sequence MKTYKKLLYIGLFGTASITLMESCSKDWLKPQPLSFYAPEVALSTPEGLYSALTACERNMRHEFFGDGAPILTEIIQSDVAVEGTTDKAGPQMNMDIALLPDAQLNHENNTRVGWYWYEAYKGIKYANTVIARIDNATFKDDAEKNAILGAAYFQRAYRYYKLVHQFGDVPFLDWEINEPKYDFYSYDRWSILKRLKKDLEFAYQWVPEIVDRGRTSKAACGILLMKVAMALEDFDLAIKVGNEVVAKHPLMKNRFTVNQNRPNTNLMFDLHSVEAKLDMSNTEGLMYVVAYPEAEGSARIETMRNAVPFWNNGNIKTPDGQTGTNVNLAPGETDPSMDLNKSYGRGIGRLRPTWYFSNSIWRADKEKNDLRGIHNMNSWKRMEDLKYNSPDLKAKGSQWYGKNFVKSPSMSPEDTIRLWFSWPHYKVFVPDPLSSTWTGGETPWYVYRSAEVYLLLAESYYWKNQPGMAANALNEVRTRAGATPIQAGDVNIGEILDERARELYYEENRHVELVRMSYTYAKTRKPCEIFGGRVYSLENISGPGGTNSNIKQNGVNFWYDRVVAKSNFYNKGVKHKWAEYKISVHHILWPVPAGAINTNLKGIINQNIGYPGAERNEKPLIVPDEGTVLGPKAE from the coding sequence ATGAAAACTTATAAGAAACTATTATATATCGGCTTATTTGGAACTGCTTCCATCACCTTGATGGAAAGCTGTAGCAAAGATTGGCTAAAACCTCAACCCCTATCCTTCTATGCCCCTGAAGTAGCCCTATCTACACCTGAAGGACTCTACTCGGCACTGACCGCCTGTGAGCGGAATATGCGACATGAATTTTTTGGAGATGGCGCACCTATCCTGACCGAAATCATCCAATCGGATGTGGCTGTTGAAGGGACTACGGACAAAGCCGGTCCTCAAATGAACATGGACATCGCACTCCTACCTGATGCACAGCTTAACCATGAAAACAATACGCGTGTGGGTTGGTATTGGTATGAAGCCTACAAAGGGATCAAATATGCCAATACGGTGATCGCCAGGATAGACAATGCAACCTTTAAGGATGACGCTGAAAAGAACGCTATCCTGGGTGCAGCCTATTTCCAACGTGCTTATCGCTATTACAAATTGGTTCATCAATTTGGAGATGTCCCTTTTCTGGACTGGGAAATCAACGAGCCTAAATACGACTTCTATTCTTACGATCGCTGGAGCATCTTAAAAAGACTGAAAAAAGATCTAGAATTTGCATACCAATGGGTACCGGAAATAGTTGATCGTGGAAGGACCTCGAAAGCAGCTTGCGGAATCCTATTGATGAAAGTAGCTATGGCACTTGAGGATTTTGATCTGGCCATCAAAGTTGGAAACGAAGTAGTAGCCAAACATCCTTTGATGAAGAACAGGTTTACCGTCAACCAGAACCGACCTAATACAAACTTGATGTTTGATCTCCACAGTGTTGAAGCAAAGCTGGACATGAGCAATACCGAAGGTCTAATGTATGTAGTTGCCTATCCAGAAGCAGAGGGTTCAGCAAGAATCGAAACCATGCGTAATGCCGTTCCATTCTGGAATAATGGAAATATCAAAACACCAGATGGCCAAACAGGAACCAATGTAAACTTGGCCCCTGGCGAAACCGACCCATCCATGGACCTCAACAAATCCTATGGAAGAGGAATTGGAAGGTTGAGACCTACATGGTATTTCAGCAACTCGATCTGGAGAGCCGACAAAGAAAAGAACGACCTACGCGGCATCCACAATATGAACAGCTGGAAACGCATGGAAGACTTGAAATATAACAGCCCAGACCTAAAAGCTAAGGGAAGTCAATGGTATGGAAAAAACTTCGTCAAAAGCCCTAGTATGAGCCCAGAAGACACCATCCGTCTTTGGTTCTCATGGCCACATTACAAGGTTTTTGTACCAGATCCTTTGAGCTCCACTTGGACAGGCGGGGAAACCCCTTGGTATGTATATCGTTCGGCAGAAGTTTATTTGCTTTTAGCGGAATCATATTACTGGAAGAACCAACCTGGAATGGCTGCAAATGCGCTTAATGAAGTTAGGACAAGAGCCGGCGCAACACCTATACAGGCAGGAGATGTCAATATCGGGGAAATCCTAGATGAACGCGCAAGAGAGCTTTACTACGAAGAAAACAGGCACGTAGAATTAGTCCGGATGTCATATACCTATGCTAAGACCAGAAAGCCTTGTGAAATTTTTGGAGGAAGGGTCTACAGCCTTGAAAACATCAGCGGACCAGGAGGCACCAATTCCAACATCAAACAAAATGGGGTGAATTTCTGGTATGACCGTGTGGTAGCAAAAAGCAATTTCTACAACAAAGGCGTAAAACATAAATGGGCAGAATACAAAATATCCGTTCACCATATCCTTTGGCCGGTTCCAGCTGGAGCGATCAACACTAACCTAAAGGGAATTATCAACCAGAACATTGGTTACCCTGGCGCGGAAAGAAATGAAAAACCATTAATCGTGCCTGATGAAGGAACAGTATTGGGTCCTAAAGCAGAATAA
- a CDS encoding DUF1080 domain-containing protein, with amino-acid sequence MKRRTIIRSISSVGLALLLSAQANAQSSDSKGFKPLFDGKTLAGWKSAGGAAPYTVEDGAIVGRMTKGTPNSFLITEKEYGDFILELDIKLEGDKTNSGIQTRSHIDPNANNGKGRVYGRQIEIDPSPRAWAGGVYDEGRRGWIYPLDLNEPSKSAYKKDEFNHIRIEAIGNELRSWVNGVPAAYVVDTVDASGFIGLQVHSIPAELDGKKVYFKNIKIKTENLKPSPYPKGQYIVNLTPNALSATEQKNGSKLLFNGKNSDGWRSVKGESFPEKGWSIKDGIIKVQKSDGGESTNGGDIITKDKFSVFDLSFEFKLTPGANSGVKYFVTLAEKTSGSAIGLEYQILDDAKHPDAKLGRDGNRTIASLYDLITSDKGRGATRPIGEWNRGRVLVDKDNKVTYYLNGVKVLSYVRGSKEFKDLVAISKYKDWDKFGEASEGHILLQDHGDEVSFRSIKINKIK; translated from the coding sequence ATGAAAAGAAGAACAATTATCAGATCCATCTCCTCAGTAGGGCTCGCCCTACTACTATCCGCCCAGGCAAATGCACAATCCAGCGATAGCAAAGGTTTTAAACCTCTGTTTGACGGAAAAACTCTGGCTGGTTGGAAATCCGCAGGTGGTGCAGCGCCATATACCGTTGAAGACGGAGCAATAGTTGGAAGAATGACCAAAGGAACCCCAAATTCCTTTCTGATCACGGAAAAAGAGTATGGCGACTTCATCCTTGAACTCGATATCAAACTGGAAGGAGATAAAACCAATTCGGGAATCCAGACCAGAAGCCATATCGACCCCAATGCCAACAATGGAAAAGGAAGGGTCTATGGCCGTCAGATTGAGATCGACCCTTCTCCACGCGCTTGGGCAGGCGGTGTCTATGATGAAGGAAGAAGAGGATGGATCTATCCATTGGACCTAAATGAACCTTCAAAATCGGCATACAAAAAGGATGAATTCAACCATATCCGTATTGAGGCCATCGGAAATGAACTTCGTTCTTGGGTTAATGGCGTGCCTGCAGCTTATGTTGTGGATACCGTCGATGCATCTGGCTTCATTGGTTTACAGGTCCACAGCATCCCTGCTGAATTGGATGGCAAAAAGGTATATTTCAAAAACATAAAGATCAAGACTGAAAACCTTAAACCTAGCCCATATCCAAAAGGCCAATACATAGTAAACCTTACTCCCAATGCATTAAGTGCGACAGAGCAAAAGAACGGCAGCAAATTGCTATTCAACGGCAAGAACTCCGATGGTTGGCGAAGTGTAAAGGGAGAAAGTTTTCCGGAAAAAGGTTGGTCAATCAAGGATGGCATCATCAAAGTGCAGAAATCCGATGGCGGCGAATCTACCAATGGTGGCGATATCATTACCAAGGATAAGTTCAGCGTGTTTGACCTGTCCTTTGAATTTAAACTTACACCGGGTGCTAACAGCGGTGTAAAATACTTTGTCACCTTGGCGGAAAAAACATCAGGATCTGCCATTGGATTGGAATATCAGATCTTGGATGACGCGAAGCATCCTGATGCAAAATTAGGAAGAGATGGAAACCGCACCATTGCTTCCCTGTATGATCTAATCACTTCCGATAAGGGTAGAGGTGCCACAAGACCTATTGGTGAATGGAACAGAGGCCGCGTATTGGTGGACAAGGACAACAAGGTGACCTACTACCTCAACGGTGTCAAAGTTTTATCCTATGTGCGAGGATCTAAGGAATTCAAGGATTTGGTAGCAATCAGTAAATACAAGGACTGGGATAAATTTGGAGAAGCTTCGGAAGGACATATCCTGCTTCAGGACCATGGCGACGAAGTATCGTTCCGATCAATAAAAATCAACAAAATAAAATAA